In Vibrio sp. FE10, the following are encoded in one genomic region:
- a CDS encoding DUF2919 domain-containing protein — translation MRYSIEQYDKHGFLKAPILLWLGWLFLAKALVVFIVAGASRESGTDILEIIYPDHQMFYVGIALSVPSLLLMWLFGLRTPERKRLNKVVSWGRWVTMMAILAQGSHTIYLIYLDNGWFRWSNGITLLLLLWLALFLTNSHAARDCFKVVEHED, via the coding sequence GTGCGGTACTCCATAGAACAATACGACAAACACGGCTTTTTGAAAGCCCCAATCTTACTATGGTTAGGTTGGCTGTTTCTTGCGAAAGCCTTGGTCGTTTTCATTGTTGCGGGCGCAAGCCGAGAGTCGGGAACGGATATCCTCGAGATCATCTATCCAGATCACCAGATGTTTTATGTCGGAATTGCTTTGAGTGTCCCTAGCTTGCTACTGATGTGGTTGTTTGGGCTCAGAACACCAGAGAGAAAGCGTCTCAATAAAGTTGTATCTTGGGGGCGTTGGGTCACCATGATGGCTATCTTGGCACAGGGGTCTCATACCATTTATTTAATCTATCTGGATAACGGATGGTTCCGCTGGTCAAACGGCATCACCTTGTTGTTGCTCCTGTGGTTAGCGCTTTTTCTAACCAATAGTCATGCCGCGAGGGATTGCTTTAAAGTGGTTGAGCACGAAGACTGA
- a CDS encoding DUF2956 domain-containing protein: MKNKTNTPSVESQQEALKIAKATQKPAQTKEHTKLIAQGIEKGIALYKKQQKERSRQADKAKKRVQKEKQTQQANLDEENNVDASIETTSNHASKLPWLLLIASWVGFAIYLMK; this comes from the coding sequence ATGAAAAATAAAACTAATACACCGTCTGTTGAATCTCAACAAGAAGCACTGAAGATAGCCAAAGCGACGCAAAAACCAGCTCAAACCAAAGAACACACAAAGTTGATTGCTCAGGGTATCGAGAAAGGCATCGCACTTTACAAGAAACAGCAAAAAGAACGCAGTCGCCAAGCTGATAAAGCAAAAAAACGCGTACAGAAAGAGAAGCAGACTCAACAAGCTAATCTAGACGAAGAGAACAATGTAGACGCAAGTATTGAAACAACATCAAATCACGCCAGTAAATTGCCGTGGTTACTATTGATCGCAAGCTGGGTTGGTTTCGCGATTTATTTGATGAAATAG
- a CDS encoding DUF4156 domain-containing protein, giving the protein MKKELVALAMTGILLGCTTPTTVPHSEADQVQMDYHGLIDINKCEYKGEVTGSEGHWYSYLFFPNDTLIQGAMNELKSNAIELGANTIIFTLPQDFSTSVTMLGTAYLCKRESV; this is encoded by the coding sequence ATGAAAAAGGAATTAGTCGCTTTAGCTATGACTGGCATATTATTAGGGTGCACGACACCGACGACAGTCCCACATAGCGAAGCTGACCAAGTACAAATGGATTATCACGGACTGATTGATATCAACAAGTGCGAGTACAAAGGGGAAGTCACAGGCAGCGAAGGCCACTGGTACAGCTACCTATTCTTCCCAAATGACACTCTGATTCAAGGCGCAATGAACGAATTAAAATCCAACGCCATTGAATTAGGAGCAAACACCATCATATTTACCCTTCCCCAAGACTTTAGTACTTCCGTCACTATGCTTGGTACAGCCTACCTGTGTAAGAGAGAAAGTGTGTAA
- a CDS encoding winged helix-turn-helix domain-containing protein, which produces MELSPVFARRLYLALLVESLDRPNVPKLIEKTGWPRRTIQDVLKALPGIGIELMFVQDGRRHNDGYYQLSDWGPFDSQWVIERKGDIATSLGFSA; this is translated from the coding sequence ATGGAGTTGAGTCCTGTTTTTGCAAGGCGGCTATATTTAGCATTGTTAGTGGAAAGCCTTGATAGGCCAAATGTGCCTAAACTCATCGAAAAAACGGGTTGGCCTCGTCGTACTATTCAAGATGTACTCAAGGCGTTACCGGGGATCGGTATCGAACTTATGTTTGTTCAAGATGGGCGACGTCATAATGATGGTTATTACCAGTTATCCGACTGGGGGCCATTTGATAGTCAATGGGTTATCGAACGTAAAGGCGATATAGCAACAAGCCTTGGATTTAGTGCATAA
- a CDS encoding ArsC family reductase has product MTITMFGIPNCDTIKKAKKWLEAEGIEFEFHDYRKQGITEELVTSFCSELGWELVLNKRGTTYRQLTQEQKDTLTEEKAVALLVEQPAMIKRPILKVDGKLHIGFKADQYAAIFA; this is encoded by the coding sequence ATGACTATCACTATGTTTGGCATTCCGAACTGCGACACCATCAAAAAAGCAAAAAAATGGCTAGAAGCTGAAGGTATCGAGTTCGAATTTCACGATTATCGTAAACAAGGCATCACTGAAGAGTTAGTAACAAGCTTCTGTTCAGAGCTTGGTTGGGAGTTGGTGCTAAACAAACGTGGTACGACTTATCGCCAACTTACTCAAGAACAAAAAGACACGCTAACGGAAGAAAAAGCCGTGGCTCTGCTTGTTGAACAACCAGCAATGATTAAGCGCCCAATCTTGAAAGTGGATGGCAAGCTTCATATTGGCTTCAAAGCTGACCAATACGCTGCTATTTTCGCATAA